In one Dehalogenimonas formicexedens genomic region, the following are encoded:
- a CDS encoding adenosylcobalamin-dependent ribonucleoside-diphosphate reductase: MKTLTQLPLGLSPNALRVLEKRYLKRDRCGAIIETPEGMFRRVADAVAIAERLYNAKADTGAVADEFYRIIAGLEFLPNSPTLLNAGTQAGQLASCFVLPVPDSIEESFDAVKYTALIHKSGGGIGFNVSHIRPKGSPVGEHLDAAGGPVALIHVIAGAADYIRQGGVRRGCNSVVMDVTHPDILDFIKAKNNPQALTNFYNSVSVSDDFMARVRLGADYYLVDPSTRQEVRRLNARMVFDRIVDQAWRTGDPGLVFSDRINCDNPTPALGRIETVTGCGEQAMLPYESCTLGSINLARMLKNENGELAVDYDKLDRLVPVAVRFLDNVIDINKFPVPAIETATKSTRKIGLGVMGFADMLIQLGIPYNSTRAITLAEEIMEFISSRAHGASHELARERGVFPAYAGSVHESRGVAMRNASCITIAPTGTLSIIAGVSSGIEPIFAAVFVRNILDGENLLEINPYFEKLARERGFFNRELIEQLVASNHLHARKEIPEDVRKVFVTAHRVSPQWHVRIQAAFQRHTDNAVSKTVNFPHDATQEDIAGVFMMAYEQGLKGITVYRDESRESQPLCTSDTGLAMVRSYFNG; the protein is encoded by the coding sequence TTGAAAACATTAACCCAATTGCCGCTCGGTCTGAGCCCAAACGCATTGAGGGTCCTCGAAAAAAGGTATCTCAAACGCGACAGGTGCGGCGCCATTATCGAGACCCCTGAAGGCATGTTCCGAAGGGTTGCTGATGCCGTGGCTATAGCGGAGCGCCTTTACAATGCAAAGGCAGACACCGGCGCGGTAGCAGATGAATTCTACCGGATTATAGCCGGTCTTGAATTCCTGCCCAATTCACCGACCCTTCTTAACGCGGGCACCCAGGCTGGGCAGCTGGCTTCTTGTTTTGTCCTGCCGGTGCCGGATTCGATCGAAGAAAGCTTCGATGCAGTGAAATATACCGCGTTGATTCACAAGAGCGGCGGTGGCATCGGTTTCAACGTCTCCCATATACGACCCAAGGGCAGCCCGGTCGGTGAGCATCTCGATGCCGCGGGTGGGCCTGTCGCCCTGATCCATGTCATTGCCGGGGCTGCCGACTATATCCGGCAGGGCGGGGTGAGGCGGGGCTGCAACTCGGTGGTAATGGATGTGACTCATCCTGACATCCTTGATTTCATTAAAGCTAAAAACAATCCCCAAGCGCTGACTAATTTCTACAACTCGGTCTCTGTTTCCGACGATTTCATGGCTCGGGTAAGGTTAGGCGCAGATTACTACCTGGTTGATCCCAGCACCCGTCAGGAAGTTAGGCGTCTCAACGCAAGGATGGTTTTCGATCGCATCGTCGACCAGGCCTGGCGTACCGGCGATCCGGGACTGGTCTTTTCCGACCGGATCAACTGCGACAATCCGACGCCGGCTCTGGGCAGGATCGAAACCGTTACCGGTTGCGGTGAACAGGCAATGCTGCCCTATGAATCCTGCACCCTTGGGTCGATCAACCTGGCTCGGATGCTCAAGAATGAAAACGGCGAACTCGCCGTGGATTATGACAAACTCGACCGGCTGGTACCGGTCGCCGTCCGGTTCCTTGATAACGTCATCGATATTAACAAATTCCCGGTGCCCGCTATCGAGACCGCCACCAAATCTACAAGAAAGATTGGGCTGGGGGTCATGGGTTTCGCCGACATGCTGATTCAGCTCGGCATTCCTTACAACTCGACCAGGGCGATCACGCTTGCTGAAGAAATTATGGAATTCATATCCAGTAGAGCCCATGGAGCCTCCCATGAGCTTGCCCGGGAAAGAGGGGTTTTCCCGGCTTATGCAGGCAGTGTCCACGAAAGCCGGGGCGTTGCCATGAGGAACGCTTCTTGCATCACCATCGCCCCTACCGGCACATTATCAATAATCGCAGGTGTATCTTCAGGCATCGAACCAATCTTCGCCGCGGTTTTCGTCCGTAATATCCTTGACGGAGAGAACCTGCTTGAGATCAATCCCTATTTCGAAAAGTTAGCGCGGGAACGCGGATTCTTTAACCGGGAACTCATCGAACAACTGGTGGCTTCCAACCATCTCCACGCCCGGAAAGAGATCCCGGAGGATGTACGCAAGGTATTCGTAACGGCTCACCGGGTTTCTCCCCAGTGGCATGTCCGCATCCAAGCGGCGTTCCAGAGACACACCGATAACGCCGTGTCCAAAACGGTGAACTTCCCCCACGACGCCACCCAGGAAGACATCGCCGGAGTATTCATGATGGCTTATGAACAGGGTCTCAAAGGCATCACGGTCTACCGGGACGAAAGCCGTGAATCGCAGCCGCTGTGTACCAGCGATACCGGGCTGGCAATGGTCAGATCGTATTTCAATGGCTGA